TCCCCGGTTACCCGCGATTCCTGTATGCCATAGGGATAATTGGAAATAGGGAATGTATAGGTAGAATCTTTAGTAATGGTTACTGCTTCTACTGAATCCGGCGCGGTAGTTCCATATGCTGCCAGTGCTGAATCCAGCTCTTCTTTCTCAGGGTTGTGCAGGATCTCGGCGCCAACATAGAACAGGGAATCCACTCCGGCTGCCTGCGACTTAAAGAAACCTGCATAACGGTTACGGATACCGTTTTCGTCGGATACGAAAGTAAAGTGGGTAGTGTTATACTGCATGGGCAGTCGGGCATTGCCATACTTCAAATCTGTCAGCTGGGTGATCTGCTTATCCGAGCTTCTGTTCCAGTTATCGACCATGAAAATATTGTAGGGCGCTTTGAGCATGGAAGTATCAGCACCTCTGCCTTTCGGCCCTGGCCGGTTCGATGAATAGATAATACCACTTTTGCCCGGGAATGCCGCGAAAGTAGGATCCAGGTCGTCGTACACATCGTTGGTGATCTGCTCTGTCTTAGAGTTGCTGATATTATAAGTGAAAATGTCGGTATGACCATTTTTCACGGCCGACAGTAACAACGTATTTTCCTGTATAGGTATGTATTTGAAGTCTACTACACGGTCGAACTGGTTAAGATCCTGACGTATGGTAATATGCGTGATCAGATCATATATCATCAGTTTGGTCTTCCCTTCGCGTTCATAGATTACTGCCAGCCGGTTGCCTTTATTATTCCAGGCCATTTGCGGATAATTGGGATCCACCTGGTTAGCCATCTGAATAACACCGCTGCGGAGCAATACTTTCGGTTTATTCCAGCCCTGCTGAAGTTCTACGCGGTAAACGCCTTTCTTAAATTCCACCACTGCATAGGAGGTGTTTTTGGGATTGGGATTGAACCGGTAGTAGTCTTTTTTCTGGGTAATTTCCTGAGCCACAATGGTGCGGCCTTTGGCAGATGTTTTACGGCGACGGTTATCGTCCAGGAATCTTTTCTGATAGAATACAAAGAAATCCTGTGTTGCCTTCTTGGGAGTTTGATTCAGCACCTGCTCGAAACCCTTTTTCAGTCCGCGGTTGATACGGGTAATATACATCAGGTAAGGAACTGCATCCTTCCCATATTTGCTTTCCACATAGTACCAGAATGCCTGTCCGGCCAAAAATGGATGATCATAGGCCAGCTGGTTGAAATTGCTGTATTTTCCGGACATCAGGATAAGTTTCAGCTCTTCGTCCTGTTTAGCAGTCCAGTTTTCGGCGGCATATCCGATAAAGCCATCAGTAAACCATTTTGGAAAATCGATCAATGCCGCATTTCCGGCGAATTCGCCGATATCTTCCCCAAAAAGCAATGTTTCAAGCATAATGCGGGCGATCCCCTGCCTGATCTGGCGGCGGAGATTTTCATGGTCTCCGTCAAAATAAACGATCATTTTGTTGCCTACCAGCTTGGTCACGCCCCCGGTATTCTGCCATTCTACCCCAATACCGATATTCGACTGTTTCATTTCGCCGAAAGAGTTATACACTACAATGTTGATCCGCTGGCGGGGGTTGGATTCCATGAACTGTTCCAGCTGGGGCAATTCTTTTTCGGCTGTCTGGGCAGCGAATTTACCAAGTTCCAGGCCATTCTGGGCAAAATAGGTATTGAAATGCCGGGTTTGATAGTATCTCCACTTGAAGTTCTTATACTGAACCCGGTTCTGTCCAAATTCTACCGTATTCGTCTGAGCCTTCGATGCTATCGTTCCAAGTAATAGGGTACCGTGGAATAATAGGAGTAATAACCTGGTAATAAATCTGTTCATACAGAAAGTATTGATAATATTGTAATCAGTTTTAAAATTAACCTAAAAAATCGGGTTGCAATGATTGAAATACAACAATTCACTTTTGGTCCTTTACAAGAAAACACTATCCTGCTTATTAACGGGAAAAAGGAGTGTATAATTATAGACCCAGGATGTTATTTTCAAGACGAAAGAAAAGAATTATTACAATATATACAAACGCACGGGCTAAATGTTATAAGATTATTGAATACCCACTGCCACTTTGATCATATCTTCGGAAACAAGCTAATATCGGACACGTATAAACTCCGCCCCGAATATCATGAGCTGGAACAGCCGGTACTGGACAGTTCGCAACAGGTGGGCGCCATGTATAATATTCCCTTCGAACCCTCTCCGGTTGCCGGCAGATACCTGCAGGAGGGAGAAAAGATCCCCTTTGGTTCGGATGAACTGATTGTACTGTTTACTCCCGGTCACTCGCCAGGGAGCGTGTCTTTCTATTGTCCCGGCCAGCAGTTTGTAGTGGGCGGCGATGCCCTGTTTTTCCAGAGTATCGGGCGTACCGATCTTCCCGGAGGCAATCACCATACCCTGCTGAAAAGCATACGGGAACAGCTATTCGTATTGCCGGACGAGGTGCGGGTATTCCCCGGCCATGGCCCTGCTACCAGTATCGGGTTCGAAAAAAGACATAACCCCTTCCTGCAGGAAGAATAGGATATAACTATTGCAGCAGATGATACAGCTTGCCGGGCCTGTATTATCTGCTGCAACAGTTTTGAATATCTCTCTATATAAATTACCGCTTTATAAACCGGCCAATTACCGGTAATTTGGCAAATTCGCGCTTTTCCATCCGGAAAATGAACCAGCCATACGCGAAAAAGAAGAAGGTAGCTACTAAGAGCGACAGTGGCCGGAGGGCATAAATATTATCAGGTGATAGCAGCCTGGAATTCAGCCAGTTGAACACATAGTATACCATTATTGCCAATCCCACATAGGTAATGAGTTTAGGAAGATGGTAAGGGATCGGGTAATACTTCTGCCCCAGCAGATAACAGATGATCATCTGTACGAAATAACACACCATGGTGGCTAACGCAGCCCCATAATACCCCATTACAGGTATCCACCAGTAATTGAGCAGGAAGGCGAGTACTGCAGTGATGAGCGTGATCACCGCGCCGGTTTTGGTCCGGTCGGTGAGCTTGAACCAGATCGTCAGGTTGTAATAGATACCCAGGAACATATTGGCCAGCAGTAAAACCGGTACTATCCGCATGCCCTGATAATAGAAGGGAGTCCGGAGGAAAGCTTTCCATATATTCAGGTAAAGACTAACGAAAAGGAACATGAAGCATAGCATGATTACAAACAGCTTCATGATCCTGGCGTATATCTTCCGGGGATCCCCGCTTTCCGCCTGCTTGAAAAAATAAGGTTCCGCACCTAACCTGAACGCTTGTATGAACATAGTGATCAGGATCGCCAGTTTATAGTTGGCACTATAGAGCGCAATGATCTCCTTTTTGGCTTCCATGTCATCCCCTGGAAGAAACTGCGGCAGGAACCAGGCCCTGTCGAAAGTTTCGTTCACCATGCCAGCCATCCCCACAATGATCAGTGGGAGGGCGTAGTGCATCATCTGTTTCCACAGGCCGGAATTGAACTTCCATTCTATTTTGCTGATCTGAGGCAGGAAAAGCACCAGGGTGATTGCACTGCCCAGCATGTTACTCAGGTAAATGTAACCCGTCTGCTCGCTTCCGCTGCTGACATCCGGCAGCCAGTGATGGCCGGAAGCATACAGTTTCGGGCAGATGACCAGGAAAAATATGTTGAAGAAGATAGTAGTCACGATCCCGGCTATACGAATGGCTGCATATTTCATCGGCCTGCCTTCCAGTCGGAGCTGGGCAAAGGGAATGGCCGTCAGTGCGTCAAAAGCCATCAGCAACACCACATACGTATAATAAGCGGGATGCCCCGCCAGCCCAGCCAGCTCGCCTGCGTATGAGTTGATCACCGGCGATCTGAGCATCAGCATCAACAGGGTGATGCTGATCGTTGAAAGAATCAGGGAAATAGTGGAAGTACCCAGTACATGCGCTTTGTTCTCTTTTTTGGCGAAACGGAAAAACGCGGTTTCCATTCCGTAAGTCAGCACAATATTGGCAAATGGGATATAGGCATACACATTCGACATTTCCCCGAATGAGGCACGGGATAAGATAGTCAGATAAAATGGGGTAAGAAAATAATTGAGCAGCTTGCTCACTATATTACTTAACCCGTAAAATATCGTTTGTCCTGCCAGGTTCTTTATACTCAATTCCCAATTATTTTGGCGCAAATTACGAATTACGGACTACCAATTATTCATAATCTCCGTTTCTGCGCTGCTGCTTCTTTTCAGACTGCCGCTTCTTAGACGTCAGCCTTTTTTCTTTGGCTGCTTTCGATGGCCGGGTAGGTACTCTCTTCTTGCGGGGTATCAGTGCTTTACTGATAAGGTCGTTCATTTTAACGATCACTTCCTGCTTGTTACCAAGCTGGGTACGCTCCGTCTGCGATTTTACCTGCAACAGGCCTTCCGCATTGATACGGTTAGCCAGCTTCTCCATTAAAACAGTTTTTTGTTCCGGGGTTAACAGGGCAGAAGTCATGATGTGGAAATACCCTTCTACCATCGTTTCCACCTTATTCACATTTTGCCCGCCACTACCGCCACTGCGTGCTGTACGGAATGTGATTTCAGGGGTCACATCAATTTTCATTTTAAAAATAATTTAAATATAAGAGTGTTTAAAACTGCAAGTTATTTAAAATGCTTCGAAAATGCCGGTTTTAAAACACTTTTCCACGGGGTAGATCAGTAATCAAACCATTTCAATTAATTTCCCGTTTCTTAAAAGAGGAATTATGAGGGTAGTTATACAAAGGGTGAGTGCTGCATCCGTAACAGTAGATGGAGCGGTGACCGGCCAGATCGGGCAGGGACTGCTGGTACTGTTGGGTATTGAAGATGCCGACACTGCTGAAGATATCCATTGGCTGAGTGCCAAGATTGTTCAGCTCCGGATCTTCAACGATGACGCAGGTGTCATGAATCTGTCCGTGAAAGATGTACATGGCGACGTTCTGTTGGTAAGCCAGTTTACGCTCCACGCATCTACCAAAAAAGGAAACCGGCCTTCGTATATCCGTGCCAGTAAACCCGATACAGCGATCCCTCTATACGAAAAAATGATCCATCAACTGGAACAGGATTTGGATACCACCATCCAGCGGGGAATTTTCGGTGCAGATATGAAGGTGGCACTGGTGAACGATGGCCCCGTTACCATAATTATTGATTCACATAACCGGGAATAATTATCTTTAAATCAAAAAATAACCCATGACCATCCAGGAAGCACAGGAAAAAATCGATAACTGGATCAATACCACTGGTGTACGCTATTTTAGTGAACTCACCAATATGGCCATACTTACGGAAGAAGTCGGAGAAGTGGCGCGTATTATGGCCCGCAAATATGGCGACCAGTCATCGAAGGAAAGCGATAACAAAATGCTGCTGGCCGACGAGCTGGCCGATGTGATGTGGGTACTGCTCTGTCTTGCCAATCAAACCGGTATTGACATGACAGTAGCCCTGGAAAAGAACTTCGAAAAGAAAAATATACGTGATGCTCAACGTCATCATAATAATCCTAAATTAAAATCCTGAGATACCGGCCTCACAGGCCGGTCAAAACAATACCCTAATGGCGGGAAAAGGCAAACTTAGAATATTCTGGCATGTGCTGAAGCAATCCGGTAGCGACTTTATGGACGATAAGGTGCTGAAGCTCAGTGCTGCCCTGGCCTACTACACCATCTTTTCAGTGGCTCCCATGCTGATCATCATTATCTTCCTCTGCGATCTGTTCCTGGGGAAAGATGCGATAGAAGGTAATATCTACGGCCAGATCCAGGGCCTGGTAGGCAGCGATGCCGCCTCCCAGATCCAGGCCATGATAAAAAATGCCTCTCTCTCCGGAGACATGAGCTGGGCTACCATCATAGGTTTCGGCACATTGATAATAGGTGCTACCGGGGTATTTGCTGAGATTCAGGATTCTATCAACTATATATGGCGACTGAAATCCAAGCCTAAAAAGAATGGTTTGCTGAGAATGTTGTTGAACAGACTGCTTTCTTTCTCCCTGGTGGTAAGCCTGGGATTTATATTGCTGGTTTCCCTGGCAATCAACGGTCTGGTGGAACTTTTTTCTGTGCTGGTGGTAAAACTGTTGCCCGGTAAGGTCACTTCCGGCATACTCTTTTCCCTGGCCGATTTTATAGTGCCGTTTATTGTGATCGCCACCCTCTTTGCCATCATATTTAAGGTATTGCCAGATGCCCGGATCAAGTGGAAAGATGTCAGGGTAGGCGCAGTTGCCACTGCCATCCTTTTTATGATAGGAAAATTTGCCATCGGATACTACCTGGGCGCCAGCAAAGTAACCTCTACCTACGGAGCCGCCGGCTCTATCGTGATCATCCTGCTATGGGTGTATTACTCGGCCGCAATCCTTTATTTTGGTGCTGTTTTTACCCGGAACTATGTCCAGTATTTCGGTTCCAGGATCTACCCCAACGACTATGCCGTGTGGATCAAACAGGTGGAAATACCGCATACTTCGGAACCGGTTGAGGAAGGGTAGTCAAATATTTATAGTTTATTAAATAATCGCATACGTATTTTCGAAATAGCCTTTTATCTTTGCGCCACTATGTCTACAGATCAGAATAAATTCCAGGCGATTATATCGCATTGTAAAGAATATGGTTTTGTTTTTCCGTCCAGTGAAATATACGATGGTTTAAGCGCTGTATATGACTATGGCCAGTACGGATCAGAACTGAAAAAAAATATCAAGGATTACTGGTGGAAGAGCATGACCCAGCTCCATGAAAATATCGTGGGGATCGATGCTGCCATCTTCATGCACCCTACTACCTGGAAAGCATCCGGGCACGTGGATAATTTCAGCGACCCGATGATCGATAACAAGGATAGCAAGAAACGCTATCGTGTAGATCACCTGATTGAAGGACACGCCGAAACATTGTCGTCCGAAGCCGGAGCTGCCCTCCTGGCCCAGATGGACGAACTCCTCAAGGAAAATGATTTCGCAGGGCTTAAAACCCTGATTGAAGATAACAAGATCAAATGTGCTGTCAGCGGCACAGCCAACTGGACAGATATTCGTCAGTTTAACCTGATGTTCTCCACTCAGCTGGGTAGTGTAACTGATGAAGCCAACGAAATTTACCTGCGCCCGGAAACAGCTCAGGGTATCTTCGTGAACTTCCTGAACGTACAGAAAACCGGCAGGATGAAAGTGCCTTTCGGTATCGCACAGATTGGTAAAGCTTTCAGAAATGAAATCGTTGCCCGCCAGTTTATCTTCCGTATGCGCGAGTTCGAACAAATGGAAATGCAATTTTTTGTACGCCCTGGCACACAGCAGGAGTGGTACGAAAAATGGAAGGAAGAACGTATGCAGTGGCACCTGAGCCTCGGCATTGATCCGGCAAAATACCATTTCAAGGATCACGTGAAATTAGCCCACTATGCTGATGCGGCGGTGGATATCGAATACGAATTCCCATTTGGTTTCAGAGAAGTGGAAGGTATACATTCCCGCACCGATTTCGATCTGAAACAACACCAGGAATACAGCCGTAAAAAGATCCAGTACTTCGATACAGAAATCAATCAGAACTACGTACCCTACGTCATCGAAACGTCCATCGGGCTTGATCGTATGTTCCTGCTGACGGTTTGTAACGCCTACGAAGAAGAAGATCTGAGTACCGCGGAAAAACAGGACAGTCGCGTGGTGATGCGTTTCCCGGCGAAGCTGGCGCCCATTAAACTGGCTATCTTCCCGCTTACCAAAAAAGATGGACTACCTGAGCTGGCAAAACAACTGATGGATGATTGTAAGTACTCCTTCCATTGTTTTTATGAGGAGAAAGATGCGATCGGTAAGCGCTATCGTCGTCAGGATGCGATCGGTACTCCTTTCTGTGTAACCGTAGATCATCAAACCATAGAAGACGGTACTGTTACCATCCGCTACCGCGATACCATGGAACAGGAAAGGATTCCGATGTCGCAGGTGAAACAGCGGGTGCTCGAGAGAATTACGAATTAAGAATTACGAATTACGGATAAGAGCGAAGACCTTAGCAAATTAATAGCTAAGGTCTTCGCTCTTATCCGTAATTCGTAATTCTTAATTCGTAATTCTTTATCCGTACAGCTCCTGATGTATCGCATGCCTGTCGTATCCCATCGCCTGGATACGTTGCTTTGCCTCATCAATCATGGCTTTCCAGCCACAAAGGAAAAAGTTGGCAGGCCTTTTATCTTCGCGGAGCATTTCTTCATATACCTGATGCACGTATCCTTTTCTCCCGAGCCAGTTTTCTTCCCGGGAAAGTGTAGGTATGAAAGTAAATCCGGGCAGGGTACCGGCCAGGTCACGCATTTCCTGTGCATAAAGCAGGTCGCGCTCATACCGGCAACCAAAGATCAGATGAATGGGCGCGTGAGGTACGGCATGTTCGCGTATGTAATGTGCCATCGACCGGAATGGCGCAATGCCGGTGCCGGTGCAGATGAGAAATAATTCCTTGTCTAACGGTTCCGGTAATACGAAAACTCCCTGGGGCCCCCTTAGCAGTAATTCGCTTCCTTCCCGTATCTCATTAAAAAGATAAGTACTGCCGGCGCCACCTTCCAGCAATACGATCACCAGCTCAATTACATTCGTACCATCGGGATGCGATGCGATTGAATAGCTGCGCCACCGTTTGTTCTTTTTTTCGTGGATGGGAAGGTCCAGGGTCACAAACTGCCCTGGCTTGAAATCGAAACGCTCCATGTCCGGAATCTGTATCCAAAACCGGCGAGTATTGTGGGTTTCATCCACTAGCTTTGTTACAATGCCTGTATGCCATACATCCAGCATAGGAGTAGAGTTTGGTCTTATTGAATTTAATGAAATTTTACCATTTTACTATGGAGATATTTTTTTATTCATATTTTTTGCCATGAGACCGGCAGGAAATATCCTTCCTGACGCCTCGCTGATTTGTGAAAACTTCGTACCTTTGCATTCTTCATGAATTTACAGGCTGTATTACAATTATTTCAACGTGATGCTCGCCTGCAGTCGCTGGTGAAAGGGATTGAATCACCCACCCCACAGCACTTTCAGCTTTCCTCTGTTAGCGGAAGTGCCATTAGTTTTGTGGCAGTGAGCACCTGGGCGCATGCAGATGCGAACCATCTCTTTATTCTGAATGATAAAGAGGAGGCAGCCTATTTTCATAACGACCTGGAACAACTTAGCCAGGCCCTCGATATTTTCTATTTCCCGGATTCATTTAAGAAGGCAGGTCAATTCCATGAGATCAACAGCAGCCACAGTATGCTGCGTACGGAAGCGCTCATGAAATTCTCTGCAGATACCGTACGGAAAAAGATCCTGGTCACCTATCCCGAGGCACTCTGGGAAAAAGTGGCAGGGAATAAGGCTTTCAATGCCAACATGGTGCAGCTGAAAGTAGGCGACGTACTGAAGATGGATCCCCTGCTCGAACAATTGATAGGATGGGGATTTCATGCTACTGATTTTGTGTATGAGCCCGGTCAGTATGCCGTAAGAGGAGGTATACTGGACATCTACTCATTCGGAAATGAAAAACCATATCGTATTGAGTTGTTTGGAGAAGATATAGATTCAATCCGCATATTCGACCCGGAATCTCAGCTGAGTGAGCGCAAGCTTAACCAGATCTCCCTGATTGCCAATATGGATACCCGCGCATTGGATCATACTAAAACTCCCCTGCCGGAATTCATGCCTGCCAATACTGTTGTCTGGATCAAAGATCCGGCTTATGTACAAGGTGTGATAGAACAGCTCGAACAGCGGTTGGATGATTTTCTGCAGTCGGGCCAGAAAGTAAGAGTAGATGAGGATGAAGAAATGGTGCTGAATGAAGACGACTTTGTAAAGGCAGGAACCCTGATGGAGCAGCTGTTACAGCGATCGATGGTGGTTTTTGGTAACAAAGACTGGTTATCTTCCCGCGGCATTCAGCCACAGTCCATTATATTTGACACGCAGGAACAACCGGTGTTTAACCGGCAGTTTGATTTGCTTATCAAAGACCTGAGCCGGCACAACAACAATAAATACGCACTTTTTATATTCGCGGATAATCCGCGCCAGCTCGAACGGCTGCGAAGCATTTTCGAAGACCTTAAAGCTGACTTTGTATTCTATCCCATACCGGTAGCCATCAGCAACGGATTCATTGATCATTCACTGAAGCTGGTATGTTATACCGATCACCAGATCTTCCAGCGTTTCCATAAATACAAGGTAAAACAAGCCTACAACAAGAATAAGGCAATTACCATGAAAACGTTGCGGGAGCTGCAATCAGGCGATTTTGTAACACATATCGATCATGGTGTGGGGGTATACAGCGGGTTACAGAAAATAGAAGTAGGTGGTAAAATGCAGGAAGCTATCCGTATTATTTACAAGAACAACGACCTGTTGTATGTAAATATCAACTCCCTGCACAAGATCAGCAAATACACCGGTAAAGAAGGCGTAGAGCCGAGAGTCAACAAACTTGGCAGCGACGCCTGGGATAAGCTGAAAGAAAAGGCCAAAACCCAGGTGAAGGATATTGCCAAAGACCTGATCCAGTTATATGCCGTACGCAAGGCACAGCAAGGCTTTGCGCATACACCGGATACTTATCTGCAAACAGAGCTGGAGGCATCCTTCCTCTATGAAGATACTCCCGATCAGAGTAAAGCTACCGCTGATGTAAAGCGCGATATGGAATCCCCCGCGCCGATGGACAGGCTCGTGTGTGGCGACGTAGGCTTCGGTAAAACGGAAGTAGCTATCCGCGCCGCGTTCAAATCTATCGTGGATGGAAAACAGGCTGCCGTGCTGGTGCCTACTACCATCCTGGCTTTCCAGCATTATAAAACATTCGCAGACCGCCTGAAAGATTTCCCCTGTACAGTAGATTATCTCAACAGGTTTAAATCTTCCAAAGAAAAAAAGGACACACTTAAACGACTGGAAGAAGGAAAGATAGATATCATCATCGGTACCCACGCATTGCTCGGAAAAGAAGTGAAGTTCAAAGACCTGGGAGTATTGGTAGTGGATGAAGAACAAAAATTCGGTGTTTCCGCTAAAGAAAAACTGAAGCAATT
The genomic region above belongs to Chitinophaga sp. 180180018-3 and contains:
- a CDS encoding MBL fold metallo-hydrolase — encoded protein: MIEIQQFTFGPLQENTILLINGKKECIIIDPGCYFQDERKELLQYIQTHGLNVIRLLNTHCHFDHIFGNKLISDTYKLRPEYHELEQPVLDSSQQVGAMYNIPFEPSPVAGRYLQEGEKIPFGSDELIVLFTPGHSPGSVSFYCPGQQFVVGGDALFFQSIGRTDLPGGNHHTLLKSIREQLFVLPDEVRVFPGHGPATSIGFEKRHNPFLQEE
- a CDS encoding polysaccharide biosynthesis C-terminal domain-containing protein — its product is MSIKNLAGQTIFYGLSNIVSKLLNYFLTPFYLTILSRASFGEMSNVYAYIPFANIVLTYGMETAFFRFAKKENKAHVLGTSTISLILSTISITLLMLMLRSPVINSYAGELAGLAGHPAYYTYVVLLMAFDALTAIPFAQLRLEGRPMKYAAIRIAGIVTTIFFNIFFLVICPKLYASGHHWLPDVSSGSEQTGYIYLSNMLGSAITLVLFLPQISKIEWKFNSGLWKQMMHYALPLIIVGMAGMVNETFDRAWFLPQFLPGDDMEAKKEIIALYSANYKLAILITMFIQAFRLGAEPYFFKQAESGDPRKIYARIMKLFVIMLCFMFLFVSLYLNIWKAFLRTPFYYQGMRIVPVLLLANMFLGIYYNLTIWFKLTDRTKTGAVITLITAVLAFLLNYWWIPVMGYYGAALATMVCYFVQMIICYLLGQKYYPIPYHLPKLITYVGLAIMVYYVFNWLNSRLLSPDNIYALRPLSLLVATFFFFAYGWFIFRMEKREFAKLPVIGRFIKR
- the dtd gene encoding D-aminoacyl-tRNA deacylase — its product is MRVVIQRVSAASVTVDGAVTGQIGQGLLVLLGIEDADTAEDIHWLSAKIVQLRIFNDDAGVMNLSVKDVHGDVLLVSQFTLHASTKKGNRPSYIRASKPDTAIPLYEKMIHQLEQDLDTTIQRGIFGADMKVALVNDGPVTIIIDSHNRE
- a CDS encoding nucleotide pyrophosphohydrolase, which translates into the protein MTIQEAQEKIDNWINTTGVRYFSELTNMAILTEEVGEVARIMARKYGDQSSKESDNKMLLADELADVMWVLLCLANQTGIDMTVALEKNFEKKNIRDAQRHHNNPKLKS
- a CDS encoding YihY/virulence factor BrkB family protein translates to MAGKGKLRIFWHVLKQSGSDFMDDKVLKLSAALAYYTIFSVAPMLIIIIFLCDLFLGKDAIEGNIYGQIQGLVGSDAASQIQAMIKNASLSGDMSWATIIGFGTLIIGATGVFAEIQDSINYIWRLKSKPKKNGLLRMLLNRLLSFSLVVSLGFILLVSLAINGLVELFSVLVVKLLPGKVTSGILFSLADFIVPFIVIATLFAIIFKVLPDARIKWKDVRVGAVATAILFMIGKFAIGYYLGASKVTSTYGAAGSIVIILLWVYYSAAILYFGAVFTRNYVQYFGSRIYPNDYAVWIKQVEIPHTSEPVEEG
- a CDS encoding glycine--tRNA ligase, giving the protein MSTDQNKFQAIISHCKEYGFVFPSSEIYDGLSAVYDYGQYGSELKKNIKDYWWKSMTQLHENIVGIDAAIFMHPTTWKASGHVDNFSDPMIDNKDSKKRYRVDHLIEGHAETLSSEAGAALLAQMDELLKENDFAGLKTLIEDNKIKCAVSGTANWTDIRQFNLMFSTQLGSVTDEANEIYLRPETAQGIFVNFLNVQKTGRMKVPFGIAQIGKAFRNEIVARQFIFRMREFEQMEMQFFVRPGTQQEWYEKWKEERMQWHLSLGIDPAKYHFKDHVKLAHYADAAVDIEYEFPFGFREVEGIHSRTDFDLKQHQEYSRKKIQYFDTEINQNYVPYVIETSIGLDRMFLLTVCNAYEEEDLSTAEKQDSRVVMRFPAKLAPIKLAIFPLTKKDGLPELAKQLMDDCKYSFHCFYEEKDAIGKRYRRQDAIGTPFCVTVDHQTIEDGTVTIRYRDTMEQERIPMSQVKQRVLERITN
- a CDS encoding FAD-binding oxidoreductase — protein: MLDVWHTGIVTKLVDETHNTRRFWIQIPDMERFDFKPGQFVTLDLPIHEKKNKRWRSYSIASHPDGTNVIELVIVLLEGGAGSTYLFNEIREGSELLLRGPQGVFVLPEPLDKELFLICTGTGIAPFRSMAHYIREHAVPHAPIHLIFGCRYERDLLYAQEMRDLAGTLPGFTFIPTLSREENWLGRKGYVHQVYEEMLREDKRPANFFLCGWKAMIDEAKQRIQAMGYDRHAIHQELYG
- the mfd gene encoding transcription-repair coupling factor — encoded protein: MNLQAVLQLFQRDARLQSLVKGIESPTPQHFQLSSVSGSAISFVAVSTWAHADANHLFILNDKEEAAYFHNDLEQLSQALDIFYFPDSFKKAGQFHEINSSHSMLRTEALMKFSADTVRKKILVTYPEALWEKVAGNKAFNANMVQLKVGDVLKMDPLLEQLIGWGFHATDFVYEPGQYAVRGGILDIYSFGNEKPYRIELFGEDIDSIRIFDPESQLSERKLNQISLIANMDTRALDHTKTPLPEFMPANTVVWIKDPAYVQGVIEQLEQRLDDFLQSGQKVRVDEDEEMVLNEDDFVKAGTLMEQLLQRSMVVFGNKDWLSSRGIQPQSIIFDTQEQPVFNRQFDLLIKDLSRHNNNKYALFIFADNPRQLERLRSIFEDLKADFVFYPIPVAISNGFIDHSLKLVCYTDHQIFQRFHKYKVKQAYNKNKAITMKTLRELQSGDFVTHIDHGVGVYSGLQKIEVGGKMQEAIRIIYKNNDLLYVNINSLHKISKYTGKEGVEPRVNKLGSDAWDKLKEKAKTQVKDIAKDLIQLYAVRKAQQGFAHTPDTYLQTELEASFLYEDTPDQSKATADVKRDMESPAPMDRLVCGDVGFGKTEVAIRAAFKSIVDGKQAAVLVPTTILAFQHYKTFADRLKDFPCTVDYLNRFKSSKEKKDTLKRLEEGKIDIIIGTHALLGKEVKFKDLGVLVVDEEQKFGVSAKEKLKQFKHNVDTLTLTATPIPRTLQFSLMGARDLSVINTPPPNRQAIETEVQVFNQDLIRDAIYYETERGGQVYFIHNRVKGLQEMAGLIQGLCPDLSIATAHGQLEGHQLEEVILDFIDRKYDVLVCTNIVESGVDIPNANTIIINNAHHFGLSDLHQLRGRVGRSNKKAFCYLLAPPMSTLPSDSRKRLQTLEQHSELGSGFQIAMRDLDIRGAGNLLGGEQSGFMAEIGFDMYQKILDEAIRELKQNEFRDLFKDQLEEKKDFVSDCTIDTDLEILIPDTYIESIQERLNLYQELDNITEEGRLQLFTNDLIDRFGPLPDPVKDLLTTIRCRWMAIQLGFEKMMLKEENLRCYFINNPDSPYFESPTFNHILTYIQTRTNNAKLKQVGKNFMLVASRIRSMNDLYDFLKAMTDSRK